The following proteins are encoded in a genomic region of Laspinema palackyanum D2c:
- the queF gene encoding preQ(1) synthase produces the protein MQSDISQTATPTDDTPQIKYGEREIEEGQLITFPNPRIGRRYDIHITLPEFTCKCPFSGYPDFATIYLTYVPNERVVELKAIKLYINSYRDRYISHEESINQILDDFVAACDPLEATIKGDFHPRGNVHTVIEVRHTKPQT, from the coding sequence ATGCAGTCCGATATATCGCAAACCGCCACCCCTACCGATGACACCCCACAGATCAAGTATGGGGAACGGGAAATCGAAGAGGGACAGTTAATTACCTTTCCCAATCCCCGAATCGGCAGACGCTATGACATTCACATCACCTTACCCGAATTTACCTGTAAATGTCCCTTTTCCGGCTATCCGGATTTTGCTACCATTTACCTGACCTACGTTCCGAATGAACGGGTGGTGGAACTCAAAGCGATCAAACTTTATATCAACAGTTACCGCGATCGCTACATTTCCCACGAAGAATCCATCAATCAAATCCTCGATGACTTCGTAGCCGCCTGCGACCCCCTAGAAGCCACCATCAAAGGCGATTTTCATCCCCGTGGCAACGTCCACACGGTGATAGAAGTTCGCCATACCAAACCTCAGACTTAA
- a CDS encoding bZIP transcription factor gives MRNATASGNLPTTPPTPSNQPYSPSVPISLYREVVAELQTAQERLESLTTQNHQLVQQNRQLRQEIETVVQSAVHLQQVVDAWEPQSPPVNRNGDRTQRGESAYSATPHLESGHPQLSGFPGSAVGSPFAMTDLGATPGMGEPLFTEQPETRPRRTTRPVKRSDLGGFGLIIMILLVVVTAFGAGYWIVRPLLMRR, from the coding sequence ATGCGAAATGCTACTGCCTCCGGCAATCTGCCGACAACCCCGCCAACTCCTTCTAATCAACCTTATTCTCCTTCAGTTCCCATCTCTCTGTATCGAGAAGTCGTTGCTGAGTTACAAACCGCGCAGGAACGGTTGGAGTCCCTAACCACTCAAAATCATCAGTTAGTTCAACAAAATCGACAACTGCGCCAGGAAATTGAAACGGTGGTTCAATCTGCGGTGCATTTACAGCAGGTGGTGGATGCTTGGGAACCCCAGAGTCCCCCAGTGAACCGCAATGGCGATCGCACCCAACGGGGAGAATCGGCCTATTCCGCCACACCCCATCTGGAAAGTGGTCATCCGCAGTTAAGTGGGTTTCCCGGTTCTGCGGTAGGTTCTCCCTTCGCCATGACGGATCTCGGTGCAACTCCGGGTATGGGAGAACCTTTATTTACTGAACAACCGGAAACTCGTCCCCGTCGGACCACCCGTCCGGTAAAGCGATCGGACCTCGGGGGGTTTGGGTTGATCATTATGATCCTCCTGGTGGTGGTGACGGCATTTGGTGCCGGTTATTGGATTGTGCGTCCTTTGTTAATGAGACGTTAA
- a CDS encoding PAS domain-containing sensor histidine kinase, with protein sequence MTSGNLGTEPMIEGLKAMGVKAEIVPEDIQVFFNLSSELLCITDPEGDFLKLNSSWQSVLGWSLEDLRSHSWRDLIHPDDLHWTLMSESACEMGQVCHITNRYRHKTGQYCWLSWRIIHQKSGLTYAAAQTIEKPAKEEFWHGLPETLENKLTGIFGPNLADLEAGAEPGITGLNPGCSERLKRNQPASWVESAAVKRVENSRVCFRGEPIAQEGKARENRNSPSRFLSPLNEGMESPSLDEQSPSPLAIAQLEERFLKVNATLCEILGEIDDPCIPRATWGELEASESGDTSWQKLQQICGSTLPWSDATSTSENQTMRPEVQSKPSWGAIATASPEEPRIADDDATVLALLNATTEALYLVDTQGIILAGNRMAAQRLGLQLPEAVGHCIYDRLPDWLAKVRRTYIAQVIQTKKPVRFKEVRSQAHFEVSIYPAMDSRGEVSRLAVFDCDISDRCHRKEATGQLNAQLEQRVKERTADLQSANQELEAFCYSVSHDLRAPLRAIGGFAKAVIEDYQTVLDETGKDYLHRVCAATERMNQLIDDLLSLSRVTRTQMQRKPVNLSKMTREIAMELQGTQGDRLVRFKLADCLIADGDPHLLQVMLENLLGNAWKFTSKTANARIEFGISDRRVLPPGPHSPGTSNKPVYFVRDNGAGFNMSYADKLFVPFQRLHKPSDFEGTGIGLATVSRIVKRHGGQVWASSEVNQGATFYFTL encoded by the coding sequence ATGACCAGTGGGAATCTAGGGACCGAACCAATGATTGAAGGACTCAAAGCAATGGGGGTAAAGGCAGAGATAGTTCCAGAGGACATACAGGTGTTTTTTAACCTATCCAGTGAACTGTTGTGCATCACAGACCCGGAAGGAGATTTCCTGAAGCTCAACTCCAGTTGGCAAAGCGTTCTCGGATGGAGCCTAGAAGACCTGCGATCGCACTCCTGGCGTGACTTGATCCATCCCGATGATCTCCACTGGACGTTAATGAGCGAAAGCGCTTGCGAGATGGGCCAAGTTTGTCACATCACCAATCGATATCGTCACAAAACGGGTCAATACTGTTGGTTATCATGGCGGATTATCCATCAGAAATCTGGCTTAACTTATGCTGCTGCCCAAACCATTGAGAAGCCTGCCAAAGAGGAATTTTGGCATGGACTTCCTGAAACCTTAGAGAATAAATTAACGGGAATTTTTGGCCCAAATCTGGCCGATTTAGAGGCGGGTGCAGAACCGGGAATAACCGGGTTAAACCCGGGTTGTTCAGAACGATTAAAGCGGAACCAACCGGCATCCTGGGTTGAATCCGCTGCGGTAAAAAGAGTTGAAAATTCCCGGGTGTGCTTTCGGGGGGAACCGATCGCCCAGGAGGGAAAAGCACGGGAAAACCGCAATTCCCCCTCCCGGTTCTTATCCCCATTAAATGAGGGAATGGAGTCCCCCAGTCTCGATGAACAGTCCCCCTCTCCCCTGGCGATCGCTCAGTTAGAGGAACGATTTCTCAAAGTGAATGCCACCTTGTGCGAAATCCTCGGGGAGATCGACGACCCCTGCATACCCAGAGCAACCTGGGGTGAGCTTGAGGCGAGTGAGAGCGGGGACACATCCTGGCAGAAGCTACAACAGATTTGTGGGTCAACTTTGCCCTGGAGTGATGCAACATCGACCTCGGAAAATCAAACTATGAGACCGGAAGTGCAGAGTAAACCAAGCTGGGGTGCGATCGCCACCGCATCCCCTGAAGAACCCAGAATCGCCGATGATGATGCCACGGTTTTAGCACTCTTAAACGCGACCACGGAAGCATTATATCTGGTTGATACCCAGGGCATCATCTTAGCGGGTAACCGGATGGCGGCACAACGCCTGGGACTACAACTGCCGGAAGCCGTGGGACACTGTATTTATGACCGACTCCCGGACTGGTTGGCGAAAGTGCGTCGAACCTATATAGCACAAGTCATTCAAACTAAAAAGCCTGTCCGATTTAAAGAAGTTCGCAGCCAAGCTCACTTTGAGGTATCAATCTATCCGGCGATGGATTCCCGGGGGGAAGTGAGTCGGCTGGCCGTGTTTGACTGTGATATTAGCGATCGCTGTCACCGGAAAGAAGCGACGGGTCAGCTCAATGCTCAACTGGAACAACGAGTCAAAGAACGGACTGCTGATCTCCAATCAGCCAACCAAGAACTAGAAGCATTTTGTTACTCGGTTTCTCACGATTTGCGTGCTCCCTTGCGGGCGATCGGGGGATTTGCCAAAGCGGTCATCGAAGATTATCAAACAGTTTTAGATGAGACGGGGAAAGATTATCTGCACCGAGTCTGTGCCGCTACGGAACGCATGAATCAACTGATTGATGACCTGCTGAGTCTTTCCCGGGTGACCCGTACTCAGATGCAACGAAAGCCGGTGAATCTGAGTAAAATGACCCGTGAGATCGCGATGGAACTGCAAGGGACTCAAGGCGATCGCCTCGTCCGATTTAAATTAGCCGACTGCTTGATCGCCGATGGCGATCCGCACCTGCTGCAAGTGATGTTAGAGAATTTGCTCGGAAATGCCTGGAAATTTACCAGTAAAACAGCCAATGCCCGGATTGAATTTGGCATCAGCGATCGCCGGGTCCTGCCTCCGGGACCTCATTCTCCCGGCACTTCTAACAAACCTGTGTATTTTGTGCGCGATAACGGGGCGGGTTTTAATATGAGCTATGCCGATAAACTTTTCGTACCCTTTCAACGCCTCCATAAACCCAGCGATTTTGAAGGGACAGGGATTGGTTTAGCGACCGTCTCTCGGATTGTCAAACGTCATGGCGGCCAAGTTTGGGCGAGCTCAGAAGTGAATCAGGGTGCGACCTTTTATTTTACCCTGTAA
- a CDS encoding EAL domain-containing response regulator, which produces MGQSLRVLMVEDSEDDALLLLRELKRGGYDLTVERVDNPESMKNALERENWELILADYALPQFSAPEALAVMQQMGLDLPFIIVSGQIGEDAAIAAMKAGAHDYVMKDYLARLIPAIDRELREFAGRRSRLLAEKAMQANERQLRAVFECALDAMAIFNDLGQFTNVNPAACTLLGLSKEDLIGQPIYKYMESTCDFKTGFTKFRTVGRDTGELKIIRSDGTIRHVEYSASANFISGLHLAVVHDVTDRNKDREQLLYNAFYDPLTGLPNEAWFLNGLGRSLRQSKRRPHYGFAVLFIDLDRFSIIKYSFGHLVGDLLLNATARRLGTCIRPKDTLARVGTDEFAILVDEIDDPATSLAIADRIHKELTLPFQINGHDMFSTASIGIAINFPQTAEYSQAQPTLTNGNGPESSSGNSLERPEDFLRAADTAMYHAKTMGGGRTAVFERQMHSGALAMLQLETDLRLALKRQELLLYYQPIIDLKTGQIAGFEALVRWQHPRRGFVLPGEFIPVAEGTGSIVPMGAWVLEEACRQLQQWHERWQSLGLIPPNRERGEGVGGSAPFLTMSVNVAGVQFGNPGLVDYIDQILQQTGLTGSCLKLEITETAIMAAAESAASLLHQLKKRQIQLSIDDFGTGYSSLSRLQRLPIDTLKIDRSFVSRMSSEAESLEIVRTCIDLAHNLDMDVVAEGVETLEQLAQLRALQCESGQGYLFSRPVDATTATALWMSMPQW; this is translated from the coding sequence ATGGGGCAATCGTTGCGGGTGTTGATGGTAGAAGATTCTGAGGATGATGCCTTATTACTACTGCGCGAACTCAAACGGGGCGGTTATGATTTGACCGTAGAACGAGTAGACAATCCCGAGTCCATGAAAAACGCCCTTGAACGGGAAAATTGGGAACTGATTTTAGCCGATTATGCCTTACCCCAATTTAGCGCCCCCGAGGCCTTAGCGGTGATGCAGCAGATGGGATTGGATTTACCTTTTATTATCGTTTCCGGGCAAATTGGAGAAGATGCAGCGATCGCCGCGATGAAAGCCGGTGCACATGATTATGTGATGAAAGATTACCTCGCCCGCTTGATTCCAGCGATTGACAGGGAATTGCGGGAATTTGCCGGACGGCGATCGCGCTTGTTGGCCGAAAAAGCCATGCAAGCGAACGAACGACAACTGCGCGCCGTGTTCGAGTGTGCCCTGGATGCGATGGCCATCTTTAACGACCTCGGCCAATTTACCAACGTCAACCCTGCCGCTTGTACCCTCCTCGGACTCTCCAAAGAAGACTTAATCGGACAGCCGATTTATAAGTATATGGAATCCACCTGTGATTTCAAAACCGGCTTCACCAAATTCCGCACCGTGGGTCGAGATACCGGAGAACTCAAAATCATTCGGTCTGACGGAACCATTCGCCATGTGGAGTATTCTGCCAGCGCTAATTTTATTTCCGGGCTCCATTTAGCCGTCGTCCATGATGTGACCGATCGCAACAAAGACCGGGAACAACTGTTGTATAATGCCTTCTACGACCCCCTGACCGGACTGCCGAATGAGGCATGGTTCCTCAACGGATTAGGGCGATCGCTCCGTCAGTCAAAACGCCGTCCCCATTATGGTTTTGCCGTCCTCTTTATCGATTTAGATCGGTTTAGCATCATTAAATATAGTTTCGGACACTTAGTGGGAGACCTCCTCCTCAATGCCACAGCCCGCCGATTAGGAACCTGTATCCGACCTAAAGATACCCTAGCCCGGGTGGGAACCGATGAATTTGCCATTCTCGTTGATGAAATTGACGACCCCGCCACCTCCCTCGCCATTGCCGATCGCATTCATAAAGAACTCACCCTCCCCTTTCAAATCAACGGTCATGATATGTTCAGTACCGCCAGTATTGGCATTGCCATTAACTTTCCCCAGACTGCGGAGTATAGCCAAGCCCAGCCCACCTTAACCAATGGCAACGGCCCCGAATCCTCCTCGGGCAACAGTTTAGAACGGCCTGAAGACTTTTTACGCGCCGCCGACACCGCCATGTATCATGCCAAAACAATGGGAGGGGGACGGACCGCTGTATTTGAACGCCAAATGCATTCCGGGGCCCTGGCGATGTTACAACTGGAAACCGACCTCAGACTCGCCCTCAAACGGCAGGAGTTGCTCCTGTATTACCAGCCGATTATCGACTTAAAAACAGGGCAGATTGCCGGATTTGAAGCCTTGGTGCGCTGGCAACACCCTCGGCGTGGTTTTGTGCTACCTGGGGAGTTTATCCCCGTTGCTGAAGGAACCGGATCAATTGTGCCAATGGGGGCATGGGTTTTAGAGGAAGCCTGTCGTCAATTGCAACAGTGGCACGAACGATGGCAATCTTTGGGTTTAATCCCCCCGAATCGAGAACGAGGGGAAGGAGTCGGCGGGTCTGCTCCATTTTTGACCATGAGTGTTAATGTTGCTGGGGTACAATTTGGCAATCCGGGCCTGGTGGATTATATTGACCAGATCCTCCAGCAAACGGGTCTGACTGGTTCTTGCTTGAAGCTAGAAATTACGGAAACTGCCATTATGGCGGCAGCCGAGTCAGCCGCGAGTTTGCTCCATCAGCTCAAAAAACGGCAAATTCAGTTGTCTATTGATGATTTTGGGACGGGGTATTCTTCCCTGAGTCGGTTGCAACGGTTGCCGATTGATACGTTAAAAATCGATCGCTCTTTTGTGAGCCGGATGAGCAGTGAGGCGGAAAGTTTGGAAATTGTTCGCACTTGTATCGATTTGGCTCACAATTTAGATATGGATGTGGTGGCAGAAGGGGTGGAAACCTTGGAACAGTTGGCTCAACTGCGCGCGCTGCAATGTGAATCGGGCCAGGGATATTTGTTTTCCCGACCCGTGGATGCAACGACGGCAACAGCTTTGTGGATGTCAATGCCTCAGTGGTGA
- a CDS encoding CHAD domain-containing protein, translated as MKSDSKQSANTLGDWAKIALEKHFQKTIQYEEDVLSDRDPEALHQMRVGMRRLRSAAKGFAPALDLPKAARHSQIGKISRSLGSLRDLDVLLETLETDYDQDALPEVEKEAFKRAIILLKSERNQAFDAVKETLNSEIYFSFKNSLADWLNNPTYGEMALLPIQDILPDLLLPEVSDLFLHPGWLLGIKTKKGKVKIQNLTETEVEELFANQGETLHDLRKQVKRVRYQMSLFKKFYGEAYSEYVEDLQEIQEVLGKMQDSVVLAETLARVLGCNLQETLPTLAEKLLENRYLSWLEWQPLHQKYLKPEIRDQFRLELLYPYSSSKSKKAPKKKKKD; from the coding sequence ATGAAATCCGATAGCAAACAGTCCGCCAATACCCTTGGAGATTGGGCTAAAATTGCCCTGGAAAAACATTTCCAAAAAACCATTCAATATGAAGAGGATGTTTTAAGCGATCGCGACCCGGAAGCCCTGCACCAGATGCGAGTCGGGATGCGACGATTGCGATCGGCTGCCAAAGGATTTGCACCCGCATTAGATTTACCCAAAGCCGCCCGCCACAGTCAAATTGGCAAAATATCCCGCAGTTTGGGCAGTTTGCGAGATTTAGATGTCCTCCTAGAAACCCTAGAAACTGATTATGATCAAGATGCCTTACCCGAGGTAGAAAAAGAGGCATTTAAACGCGCTATCATCCTCTTAAAATCTGAACGAAACCAAGCCTTTGATGCTGTAAAAGAGACCCTGAATAGCGAGATTTATTTTTCCTTTAAAAACAGTTTAGCCGACTGGTTGAACAACCCCACTTATGGAGAAATGGCACTTCTGCCCATTCAAGATATTCTTCCTGACTTATTATTACCGGAAGTCAGCGATCTATTTTTACATCCCGGGTGGTTACTGGGAATCAAAACTAAAAAAGGTAAGGTGAAAATCCAGAACCTCACCGAGACGGAGGTAGAGGAATTATTCGCCAACCAGGGAGAAACCCTCCATGATCTCCGCAAGCAAGTCAAGCGAGTGCGCTATCAAATGAGCTTGTTTAAGAAGTTTTATGGGGAAGCCTATTCCGAGTATGTCGAGGATCTCCAAGAGATTCAAGAGGTTTTGGGTAAAATGCAAGATAGCGTTGTCTTAGCTGAAACCCTTGCCCGAGTTTTGGGGTGTAATCTTCAGGAGACCCTTCCGACTTTAGCCGAAAAACTTCTAGAAAACCGCTATTTATCTTGGTTAGAGTGGCAACCCCTACATCAGAAATATTTAAAACCAGAAATCCGGGACCAATTCCGCTTAGAACTGCTCTATCCTTACTCCTCCTCTAAATCAAAAAAAGCCCCTAAAAAAAAGAAAAAGGACTAA
- a CDS encoding Crp/Fnr family transcriptional regulator, which produces MLPILKAVPETDRHRTREERRLHFYAKGDNIPVLSQGIWQVAQGLVQLGTLYPTGEEGLLGWVGPSMYFSLSFSCLQTYHAKALSDVYLMWFSLREVEASPHLAQEMFPQLIRRMRQVEAILAISSQRKVEDRLIQLLLLLKQDMGEPVPEGTRLRVRLTHYDLATAIATSRVTITRMLGKLRRDGMISLDSKRHIIIKQGAFFSMTHCPVLAEW; this is translated from the coding sequence ATGCTTCCAATACTTAAGGCTGTTCCAGAAACCGATCGGCATCGCACTAGAGAAGAACGCCGACTGCATTTTTACGCCAAAGGGGATAATATTCCGGTCTTATCTCAAGGGATTTGGCAAGTGGCTCAAGGGTTGGTGCAACTGGGTACGCTTTATCCCACCGGGGAAGAGGGACTATTAGGATGGGTGGGTCCGTCGATGTATTTTAGTTTGTCCTTTAGCTGTCTGCAAACCTATCACGCCAAAGCTCTATCGGATGTGTATTTGATGTGGTTTTCGCTTAGAGAAGTGGAAGCTTCGCCACATTTGGCGCAGGAAATGTTTCCTCAACTCATCCGGAGAATGCGTCAGGTGGAAGCAATTCTGGCGATTAGCAGTCAACGGAAGGTGGAAGATCGGTTAATTCAGTTATTGTTGCTGCTGAAACAAGATATGGGAGAACCTGTTCCCGAGGGAACTCGGTTACGGGTTAGACTGACTCATTATGACCTAGCAACGGCGATCGCCACCAGTCGCGTGACGATTACCCGAATGTTAGGCAAACTCCGCCGCGATGGCATGATTAGCCTGGATTCTAAGCGTCATATTATTATCAAACAGGGGGCTTTTTTCAGTATGACCCATTGTCCCGTCCTCGCGGAGTGGTAA
- a CDS encoding gamma-glutamylcyclotransferase family protein, producing MTHSLHYLPLATLADRIAEPDFLTRIAGTPLWDEAQVRITSDWQPPPEGQLAVASRHGCALSWLFQELKTQTFLTELLDFEYVYRYLVKAVWRYQFDSLKNRHPEGIPAGDRLHWEHELNLDSPSISDSLRENPPSRLMAETLPEDDTPIGLLQAVLAAADRLFLTEFVDLFVYGSLMCGEINHYLLENAEYIADDAIADADLFNLGPYPMFVPGTGTLYGECYHIPLTIIPNLDRLEDHPHYYQRLWMQCLSGQTRLVYQGFASHIQGCPKIMSGSWRDRPSGSSSDPLP from the coding sequence ATGACTCACTCACTCCATTATCTACCCCTGGCTACACTGGCCGATCGCATCGCTGAACCTGACTTTTTAACCCGGATTGCCGGAACTCCATTGTGGGATGAGGCGCAGGTGAGGATTACCTCGGATTGGCAACCCCCTCCCGAGGGTCAACTGGCAGTCGCCTCTCGGCATGGATGCGCTTTAAGTTGGCTATTCCAGGAATTAAAAACCCAAACCTTTTTGACTGAACTTCTCGACTTTGAGTATGTCTATCGGTATTTAGTCAAAGCGGTGTGGCGTTATCAGTTCGACTCGCTCAAAAATCGCCACCCCGAGGGGATTCCTGCTGGCGATCGCCTCCATTGGGAACATGAGTTAAATCTGGATTCACCCTCGATTTCCGACTCACTTCGTGAAAATCCTCCCAGTCGCCTCATGGCGGAAACCCTTCCGGAGGATGATACCCCCATCGGATTACTGCAAGCGGTTTTAGCTGCTGCCGATCGCCTGTTTCTCACCGAGTTTGTGGATTTATTTGTGTATGGCAGTTTAATGTGCGGGGAAATCAATCATTATTTATTAGAAAATGCTGAATACATCGCCGATGATGCGATCGCCGATGCCGACTTATTTAATTTAGGCCCCTATCCGATGTTCGTCCCGGGAACCGGAACCCTCTATGGTGAATGCTATCACATTCCCTTAACGATTATCCCCAATCTCGACCGATTGGAAGATCATCCTCACTATTATCAACGGCTTTGGATGCAATGTTTAAGTGGTCAAACCCGGTTAGTTTATCAAGGCTTTGCCTCACATATCCAAGGTTGTCCAAAAATCATGAGTGGGTCCTGGCGCGATCGCCCGTCAGGATCAAGTTCTGATCCACTCCCCTAA
- a CDS encoding SOS response-associated peptidase produces the protein MCGRFSFYQAPETVAELFKLAGIPQIKPRYNIAPTQSVPTVLHREETQERQFQMMRWGLIPSWAKDAKMGAKLINARSETVAEKPSFRSPFRRRRCWILADGFYEWETTDSGKQPFYFQLKDGEPFAFAGLWERWQSPEGEVIESCTILTTEANELMSRIHVRMPVILPPTSREPWLDPATPGEKLHPLLTPYDSEKMISYPVSRMMNTPKTDSPDCVQPIAALE, from the coding sequence ATGTGTGGAAGATTTAGCTTTTATCAAGCCCCTGAAACGGTGGCCGAGTTGTTTAAATTGGCAGGAATTCCCCAGATAAAACCCCGATATAATATTGCGCCGACTCAATCGGTTCCTACCGTGTTGCACCGGGAGGAAACCCAGGAACGTCAGTTCCAGATGATGCGATGGGGATTGATTCCTTCTTGGGCTAAGGATGCGAAAATGGGCGCAAAGTTGATTAATGCTCGTTCGGAAACGGTGGCGGAAAAACCTTCGTTTCGATCGCCTTTTCGCCGTCGTCGCTGTTGGATTCTGGCGGATGGGTTCTATGAGTGGGAAACGACGGATTCCGGAAAACAACCGTTTTATTTTCAACTCAAGGATGGAGAACCCTTTGCCTTCGCTGGGTTGTGGGAACGCTGGCAGTCTCCGGAAGGGGAAGTGATTGAGTCTTGCACGATTTTAACGACGGAAGCGAACGAATTGATGAGTCGGATTCATGTGCGGATGCCGGTGATTCTGCCTCCTACGAGTCGAGAACCCTGGCTGGATCCGGCAACCCCTGGGGAGAAATTGCACCCACTCCTGACGCCTTACGATTCAGAAAAAATGATCTCCTATCCCGTGAGTCGGATGATGAATACGCCTAAAACTGACTCCCCGGACTGTGTACAACCGATCGCTGCTTTAGAATAA
- a CDS encoding DUF1822 family protein, which produces MNSPNNSINISLGNEAHRLAKKFATEAKQLVPELEKEATGQRVYLNTLAVYAVNHYLTRLAYKTELEGSESWNLWGRSPLDVAALKVTGIGQLECCPVWEAEAVFAIPSAATEGRIAYLPVQFGEQLDRAELLGFARGIEILADTDLFFICDLHSLEELIDYLYRIESATAFFQEGNDPLAIEFRQKMGWELLLKLVLELEVIYRNESKNEQTYRVKNLLKGKLVGGDRLTATEPEDDSKWLDLAATLLEKLREIWEATPDED; this is translated from the coding sequence ATGAATAGTCCGAATAACTCTATCAATATTTCCCTTGGCAACGAAGCACACCGCCTTGCCAAAAAATTTGCGACCGAAGCGAAGCAACTCGTTCCCGAATTAGAAAAAGAAGCAACCGGACAACGAGTTTATCTGAATACTCTAGCTGTTTATGCTGTGAATCACTATTTGACCCGGTTGGCCTATAAGACCGAACTAGAAGGAAGTGAAAGTTGGAATTTATGGGGGCGATCGCCATTAGATGTCGCTGCTTTAAAGGTGACTGGAATAGGTCAATTAGAGTGTTGTCCCGTTTGGGAAGCAGAAGCGGTGTTTGCCATTCCCTCAGCCGCAACCGAAGGCCGCATTGCCTATCTCCCTGTCCAATTTGGGGAACAGTTAGATCGGGCAGAACTCCTAGGATTTGCCCGAGGAATAGAAATTTTAGCCGATACCGACTTGTTTTTCATTTGTGACCTACACTCTCTGGAAGAACTCATCGACTATTTATATCGAATTGAATCGGCAACTGCTTTTTTTCAGGAAGGTAATGATCCATTAGCGATAGAATTTCGCCAAAAAATGGGTTGGGAATTATTGCTGAAACTGGTTTTAGAATTGGAAGTAATTTATCGAAATGAAAGTAAAAATGAACAAACCTATCGGGTCAAAAACTTGTTAAAGGGGAAATTAGTGGGAGGAGATCGGCTGACCGCCACAGAACCTGAAGATGATTCCAAATGGCTAGACCTAGCCGCTACCCTACTAGAGAAACTCCGTGAAATATGGGAAGCAACACCAGACGAGGATTAA